The following DNA comes from Streptococcus canis.
AGGTACAACAAAATTGTAGATAACAAAATCTTCCAGAGTCAGTGAACTTTGGAAGATTTTAATATACCTTGTTATTGGGCGCTTACGTTATGACTGCTAAACAAATTCAAGAACTCCAAAAACGAAATGCTCTTACAAAATCAAAAGTCTATCTAGATTATACATCTAGATAGACTTTCCAAGCATGATGCTTGAACATATTGAATACTCTATTTAGGTTGGAGAGAGATAATTAAACATAGAGCATTCACACCGTAAAAACGGAGAAAGTTTAATGACATTTCAGGTCATAGGTCAAAAGATTTAATCCTCTTTTTTCTTAGAACCATACATAAGAGTGCTTATTAACAAAACAATTATTCCAAACAACGATAGATGAGTATTGATCTCGCCAGTAGAAGGAAGTTCAACAACACCATCTGCTTCAACTTCAGCTTTCTTATCTTTGCCTGCTTGGGCGGCATCTTCGGCTGCTTTCACGGCTGCTTCAGCTGCGGCTTCTGCGGCATCTTGGGAATCTGGTTTGCCGTTGCTATCCGCATCGTTGACGGTTACTTCTGATGTCGTTACTTTGATCAAGACGTGCTTTCAACGCTTCTTTGACTGGGCCTTCTGGTAAGCCTATCGACTAACGGAGTTGCTGTACCTTTCTTCTCAGTTGTGACATCGTTCAAGCCATCTACGGCTGATTTCTCATCTGGATTAACAACCATCTGCTTCAACTTCAGCTTTCTTATCTTTGCCTGCTTGGCGGCATCTTCGGCTGCTTTCACGGCTGCTTCAGCTGCGGCTTCTGCGGCATCTTGGGAATCTGGTTTGCCGTTGCTATCCGCATCGTTGACGGTTACTTCTGATGTCGTTACTTGATCAAGACGTGCTTTCAACGCTTCTTTGACTGGGCCTTCTGGTAAGCTATCGACTAACGGAGTTGCTGTACCTTTCTTCTCAGTTGTGACATCGTTCAAGCCATCTACGGCTGATTTCTCATCTGGATTAACAACACCATCTGCTTCAACTTCAGCTTTCTTATCTTTGCCTGCTTGGGCGGCATCTTCGGCTGCTTTCACGGCTGCTTCAGCTGCGGCTTCTGCGGCATCTTGGGAATCTGGTTTGCCGTTGCTATCCGCATCGTTGACGGTTACTTCTGATGTCGTTACTTGATCAAGACGTGCTTTCAACGCTTCTTTGACTGGGCCTTCTGGTAAGCTATCGACTAACGGAGTTGCTGTACCTTTCTTCTCAGTTGTGACATCGTTCAAGCCATCTACGGCTGATTTCTCATCTGGATTAACAACACCATCTGCTTCAACTTCAGCTTT
Coding sequences within:
- a CDS encoding LPXTG cell wall anchor domain-containing protein: MIKVTTSEVTVNDADSNGKPDSQDAAEAAAEAAVKAAEDAAQAGKDKKAEVEADGVVELPSTGEINTHLSLFGIIVLLISTLMYGSKKKED
- a CDS encoding GA-like domain-containing protein — encoded protein: MPQKPQLKQRESSRRCRQAGKDKKAEVEADGVVNPDEKSAVDGLNDVTTEKKGTATPLVDSLPEGPVKEALKARLDQVTTSEVTVNDADSNGKPDSQDAAEAAAEAAVKAAEDAAQAGKDKKAEVEADGVVNPDEKSAVDGLNDVTTEKKGTATPLVDSLPEGPVKEALKARLDQVTTSEVTVNDADSNGKPDSQDAAEAAAEAAVKAAEDAAKQAKIRKLKLKQMVVNPDEKSAVDGLNDVTTEKKGTATPLVDRLTRRPSQRSVESTS